Proteins encoded in a region of the Populus nigra chromosome 3, ddPopNigr1.1, whole genome shotgun sequence genome:
- the LOC133689156 gene encoding dirigent protein 22-like: MAKIFANATSSFIFLSNVILFSLTLAAAKPEGFSRNLSPKTLGLKREKLSHLHFYFHDIVSGSNPTAVPVARAAMTKNSFSSFGLVTMMDDPLTVKPEISSKLVGRAQGIYASASQSELSFLMALNFVFTEGKYNGSTLSILGRNSVLSGIREMPVVGGSGLFRFARGYAQAKTHDLDFKTGDAIVEYNVYVFHY, translated from the coding sequence ATGGCCAAAATCTTCGCAAATGCTACTAGTTCCTTCATTTTTCTCTCCAACGTTATTCTCTTCTCCTTGACCCTTGCTGCAGCAAAACCTGAAGGTTTCTCAAGAAACTTATCTCCAAAAACCCTAGGCCTCAAGCGAGAGAAACTAAGCCACCTCCACTTCTACTTCCATGACATAGTCAGTGGAAGCAACCCCACTGCTGTTCCAGTTGCCCGGGCAGCCATGACTAAGAATTCTTTCTCATCATTTGGACTGGTCACAATGATGGATGACCCTTTGACGGTGAAGCCCGAGATCAGCTCCAAGCTTGTAGGAAGAGCACAGGGGATTTATGCATCTGCATCACAAAGTGAACTTAGTTTTTTGATGGCATTAAACTTTGTTTTCACGGAAGGGAAGTATAATGGTAGCACCCTTAGCATTCTGGGGCGAAACAGTGTGCTTTCTGGCATTAGAGAGATGCCAGTTGTTGGTGGGAGTGGGCTTTTCAGGTTTGCGAGAGGCTATGCTCAGGCAAAAACTCATGACCTTGACTTCAAAACTGGTGATGCTATCGTGGAGTATAACGTTTATGTCTTCCATTATTGA